In Ruminiclostridium papyrosolvens DSM 2782, the following proteins share a genomic window:
- a CDS encoding 3-hydroxyacyl-ACP dehydratase FabZ family protein produces the protein MRYIFIDKIKNIDKASIEGSKFLCLNEDIFKDHFPNYPMLPAALMVEASIQLGRIFIWKESDFRYTLLPVSFEKFKFYNVITPGNILDISLSINNQEKIEYSINNIISLKTTGYYNEKKCFQGVIAFNIMSFEKLHNEKKCREYLDFLISNYQNDKNVI, from the coding sequence GTGAGATATATTTTTATAGATAAAATTAAGAACATAGATAAGGCATCTATTGAAGGAAGTAAGTTTTTATGTCTGAATGAGGATATATTTAAAGACCACTTTCCAAATTACCCAATGCTGCCGGCTGCCTTAATGGTAGAGGCTTCTATCCAGTTGGGAAGGATATTTATTTGGAAGGAATCAGATTTCAGATACACGTTACTGCCGGTTTCTTTTGAAAAATTTAAATTTTATAATGTAATTACGCCAGGTAATATTCTCGACATATCATTGAGTATAAACAATCAGGAGAAAATTGAATACAGCATTAATAATATTATAAGTTTAAAAACAACAGGATATTACAATGAAAAAAAGTGTTTTCAAGGTGTGATTGCATTTAATATTATGTCTTTTGAAAAATTACATAACGAAAAAAAGTGCAGAGAATACCTTGACTTTCTCATATCAAATTACCAAAATGACAAGAATGTAATTTAA
- a CDS encoding CatB-related O-acetyltransferase — MLEKHIPNPDIIYPRQNDKSTCYLKNVVKKSNVNIGDFTFYNDFYNSPEEFEKNNILYHYPINGDKLIIGKFCSIACGAKFIFNSANHTLSSCTTFPFPIFYEEWDKTIKVTEAWDNKGDIVVGNDVWIGFDAIIMAGVHIGDGAIIGTRAVVTKDVPPYTIVGGVPAKKIRQRFDDTIVKDLLEIKWWDWSIEKIQSNLTAIRKMDIEKLKS, encoded by the coding sequence ATGTTAGAAAAGCACATTCCAAATCCGGATATTATATATCCAAGACAAAATGATAAAAGTACATGTTACCTTAAAAATGTAGTGAAAAAGTCCAATGTTAATATAGGCGACTTTACATTTTACAATGATTTTTACAACTCTCCGGAGGAGTTTGAGAAAAATAATATTCTATATCACTACCCCATTAATGGAGACAAACTTATAATAGGTAAGTTTTGTTCCATAGCATGTGGTGCAAAGTTTATATTTAACAGTGCAAATCATACTTTGAGTTCATGTACAACGTTTCCTTTTCCTATTTTTTATGAAGAATGGGACAAAACGATTAAGGTAACAGAAGCTTGGGACAATAAGGGAGATATCGTTGTTGGAAATGATGTATGGATAGGTTTTGATGCAATTATTATGGCCGGAGTACATATAGGAGATGGGGCTATTATAGGTACAAGAGCTGTTGTAACAAAAGATGTACCACCGTATACAATAGTGGGAGGTGTTCCTGCAAAAAAAATCAGGCAAAGATTTGATGATACGATTGTAAAAGACCTGCTGGAAATTAAATGGTGGGATTGGAGTATAGAAAAAATACAGTCCAATTTAACTGCAATCAGAAAGATGGATATAGAGAAGCTTAAAAGTTAG
- a CDS encoding SDR family NAD(P)-dependent oxidoreductase has product MEISFSDKVVIITGGSRGIGKDLVRAFAQANAKVYFTYLTNGEKAQNVVDEFSRRYAATIKANAVDGRSKEDVHNFIETVITENKKIDVLINSAGYIPRGLFLNTSEDVWKNAIESNVSSIYNYCTNVLKYMLLEKGGCIINISSVSAHFPAKGQAAYSASKGAIESLTKALALEYGKYNIRVNTIAPGLVETEVVKTISNQVKQEILKRTPLGRFGRAEDVSNTALFLASENASYITGTQLLVTGGRHLD; this is encoded by the coding sequence ATGGAAATTAGTTTCTCTGATAAGGTTGTTATTATAACAGGAGGCAGTAGGGGAATAGGTAAGGATTTGGTGAGAGCATTTGCGCAAGCCAATGCAAAGGTGTATTTTACATACCTGACTAATGGGGAAAAGGCTCAGAACGTGGTAGATGAATTTAGCAGAAGATATGCTGCGACAATTAAGGCAAACGCAGTAGACGGGAGGTCAAAGGAAGACGTTCACAATTTTATTGAAACAGTTATTACTGAAAACAAGAAGATTGATGTCTTAATCAATAGTGCAGGATATATACCAAGAGGTTTGTTTCTTAACACTTCAGAGGATGTATGGAAAAATGCAATAGAGTCTAACGTAAGCAGTATTTATAATTATTGTACCAATGTGTTGAAATATATGCTACTGGAGAAAGGCGGATGCATTATTAATATATCATCAGTTTCTGCACATTTTCCGGCAAAAGGGCAGGCAGCATATAGTGCTTCAAAAGGTGCAATTGAGTCATTAACAAAAGCTCTTGCACTAGAGTATGGGAAATATAATATAAGAGTAAATACTATTGCTCCCGGTCTTGTTGAAACGGAAGTTGTAAAAACAATCTCAAATCAGGTAAAACAGGAAATTCTGAAACGAACTCCGCTTGGAAGATTCGGAAGGGCAGAAGATGTTAGTAATACTGCTCTCTTTCTGGCAAGTGAAAATGCATCGTATATAACAGGCACGCAGCTTTTGGTTACAGGTGGAAGGCATCTGGATTAG
- a CDS encoding cyclase family protein produces the protein MDFNVIELGIGIPFTKDSPTEKINFKTSYLFTHNDERWNSKPDRQSFFKEKIEMDLHCISHVDAINHRAQNKIGFKGSKYESEPSTYQNGADTIPIIRGKALMLDFPKFLKVDILKEENEITVNLIEKCLNFQGTGIDDYKIILIRTGHIVHWKNGEYDKYFEKEVGLNVEAITWLAEKNIIAVGADNFAVENIPTKENSYSNFYPGHKKFLGEKGIYIIENLDLDDLSARKINRFYFIAAPIRFKNASAALINPIALL, from the coding sequence TTGGACTTTAATGTAATTGAATTAGGTATTGGAATACCCTTTACTAAAGATAGTCCTACAGAAAAAATTAACTTTAAAACATCATACCTGTTTACACATAATGATGAGAGATGGAATAGCAAGCCAGATAGACAAAGCTTTTTTAAAGAAAAAATTGAAATGGATTTACATTGTATATCCCATGTGGATGCAATAAATCACAGAGCACAAAATAAGATTGGTTTTAAAGGCTCAAAATATGAAAGTGAACCATCTACTTATCAAAATGGTGCTGATACTATTCCAATAATTAGAGGAAAGGCCTTGATGCTTGACTTTCCAAAGTTTCTGAAAGTAGATATTTTAAAAGAAGAAAATGAAATTACTGTAAATTTAATTGAAAAATGCCTGAATTTTCAGGGGACTGGCATAGATGACTACAAAATAATATTAATACGGACAGGCCATATAGTGCACTGGAAAAACGGAGAATATGATAAGTATTTTGAAAAAGAAGTTGGCTTGAATGTTGAAGCAATAACATGGTTGGCAGAAAAAAATATTATTGCTGTTGGTGCAGATAATTTTGCAGTTGAAAACATACCTACTAAAGAAAACAGTTATTCAAATTTTTATCCCGGACATAAGAAGTTCCTAGGAGAGAAGGGCATTTATATAATTGAAAATTTAGATCTCGATGATTTGTCGGCAAGGAAAATAAATAGATTTTATTTTATTGCCGCCCCGATTCGATTTAAAAATGCTTCTGCGGCACTGATAAATCCTATTGCTCTTTTGTAA
- a CDS encoding beta-ketoacyl-[acyl-carrier-protein] synthase family protein, giving the protein MKRKVVISGVECITSLGKDVETTWRALTDGVSGISKIDRIDNVEKYQCQFGGEIKKFNAKKSGLTGTNTMLRYNQYELFTIFKAVTDYGWLSDLKEDTINCPVFFGNQCINLDEELFDTLIAISGENAHSLDFSKIGSNLQRFPPLNGVKLLPTLPTHFTAKKYNLHGSANVSYAGESSSIEALLRAAVNIEMGYYEKAIVASTFSPFSAHEFLWLSDSNIAKKTSMGNSPNKLIYPFDRRHDGIIFGEGSGVILIESEENARKNGRTILANIKGGSTNIFPGDDFYELTKHGFIKNIEATLSDCSIRNTDIDIIYCSAPSYPQWDNAEIEAIDEMWGRDSVQVTSSKANIGFLSCAAGLIDCIFAVQSINENKFAKTLNFEQLDNDLHIDCNKYFNAKVDNIQRCLINSAGSGAHYSSIILEKGCV; this is encoded by the coding sequence GTGAAAAGAAAAGTGGTAATATCCGGCGTGGAGTGCATTACGTCCTTGGGAAAAGATGTCGAGACTACATGGAGGGCTTTAACGGATGGCGTTTCAGGCATAAGTAAAATTGACAGAATTGATAATGTAGAAAAATATCAATGCCAATTTGGCGGTGAGATAAAAAAATTCAATGCTAAGAAGTCAGGATTAACTGGAACAAATACAATGTTAAGGTATAATCAATATGAATTATTTACAATATTTAAAGCTGTAACAGACTATGGTTGGCTGAGTGATTTAAAGGAAGATACCATTAACTGTCCAGTTTTCTTTGGAAATCAGTGTATAAATCTTGATGAAGAATTATTTGATACCCTAATAGCTATATCCGGCGAAAATGCCCACAGCTTGGATTTTTCAAAAATTGGAAGTAATTTGCAACGGTTTCCACCTTTAAACGGAGTTAAGCTTTTGCCAACGTTGCCTACTCATTTTACAGCAAAAAAGTATAACCTGCATGGAAGTGCAAATGTTTCTTATGCAGGGGAAAGCTCTTCCATTGAAGCTCTTTTGAGAGCAGCTGTAAATATTGAAATGGGGTATTATGAAAAAGCTATAGTTGCTTCCACTTTTAGTCCTTTTTCAGCGCATGAATTTCTTTGGCTAAGCGATTCGAATATAGCTAAGAAAACATCAATGGGCAATAGTCCTAATAAATTGATATATCCTTTTGACAGAAGGCATGATGGCATTATATTTGGAGAAGGTTCCGGGGTGATTTTAATTGAAAGTGAAGAGAACGCCCGAAAGAATGGACGAACTATACTTGCCAATATAAAGGGAGGTTCAACGAACATTTTCCCAGGAGATGACTTTTATGAACTAACAAAACATGGATTTATTAAAAATATTGAAGCAACATTAAGTGATTGCTCAATCAGAAATACAGACATTGATATTATTTATTGCAGTGCTCCATCATATCCTCAATGGGATAATGCCGAAATAGAAGCAATTGATGAAATGTGGGGAAGAGACTCAGTGCAGGTGACATCATCAAAAGCAAATATTGGGTTTCTGAGTTGTGCAGCAGGATTAATAGATTGTATATTTGCAGTACAATCAATAAATGAAAATAAATTTGCTAAAACTTTGAACTTTGAACAGTTGGATAACGATTTACATATTGACTGCAATAAGTATTTTAATGCCAAAGTAGATAACATCCAGAGATGTTTAATTAACAGTGCAGGGTCAGGAGCCCATTATAGTTCTATAATTTTAGAAAAAGGGTGTGTGTAG
- a CDS encoding NAD(P)H-dependent oxidoreductase, which yields MRNICFINGSPKGEKANSYFFIKKLQNAMNDTNYNKYFIHAASSIYSGKWEGDFNTMDTADVLIFSFPLYIYCVPGLLMRFLEDYYIHIKGQSNFYKDIRVYAVLNCAFPEPMITNEAIRVIKNFCLRSGLKWRFSISIGAGGLVGASEKIKFMDSLCTKVYDSLYEINRDIETEATVAVENKYAAPSSSILLYGRMGKTNWIKAAMKNGLSEEDLYKKPYW from the coding sequence TTGAGAAATATTTGTTTTATTAATGGAAGTCCAAAAGGTGAAAAGGCAAATTCCTATTTCTTTATAAAAAAGCTTCAAAACGCTATGAATGATACAAATTATAATAAATATTTTATTCATGCTGCTTCAAGTATTTATTCCGGTAAATGGGAAGGGGATTTTAATACAATGGATACAGCAGATGTTTTAATTTTTTCTTTTCCGCTTTATATTTATTGTGTACCGGGCTTATTAATGAGATTTCTTGAAGATTATTATATTCATATTAAGGGGCAGAGCAATTTTTATAAGGATATACGGGTGTATGCGGTTTTAAATTGTGCTTTTCCAGAACCGATGATAACTAATGAAGCTATTAGAGTAATAAAGAATTTCTGTTTGAGGTCAGGTCTTAAGTGGAGATTTTCTATTTCAATAGGGGCAGGAGGTTTGGTTGGAGCATCTGAAAAAATAAAGTTTATGGACAGCTTATGCACAAAGGTGTATGATTCACTGTACGAAATTAATAGGGACATTGAGACAGAGGCTACTGTAGCTGTTGAAAATAAATATGCTGCACCCAGTTCCTCAATATTATTATACGGAAGGATGGGTAAAACCAACTGGATAAAAGCC
- a CDS encoding beta-ketoacyl-[acyl-carrier-protein] synthase family protein, with protein MTDKIVITGISAVTPLGNSLEEITKNLINGKSGMGYVTRYELNGFPVRHGGVVDIKDLETIEYPYNENIQFKLFYYCLKKLNEEFKDSYEANRMGCIIGTNPNIATINDVQFLGDKYMKKKLSESEEDTQDKAYVNKMININPSLLLYYAAKDFNINGPCLCNFGTCSASTQAIGDSYRLLKRGKIDLAVCGGISMNLDPIAIARLCRLNALELTKDDVTENCTPFDKRRSGFTIGEGAILFTLEREKDAIKRNAEIFAELKGYGAAMDGFSLTDPHEEALGMSLSMIRALEDAKLNIQDIDYLNAHGTATKKNDKYETIAIKKVFKEYANQLNISSTKSMHGHLLTAGGAMELLVCIMGIKNEFIPPTINYKLEDPECDLSYTPNALINKKLLNVLTNSFGLGGINASLVVSKYI; from the coding sequence TTGACAGATAAAATAGTTATAACAGGAATAAGTGCAGTTACTCCTCTTGGAAATAGCTTAGAAGAAATCACAAAAAACCTGATAAACGGGAAATCTGGAATGGGATATGTTACCCGCTATGAATTAAATGGCTTTCCTGTAAGGCATGGGGGAGTTGTTGATATTAAGGATTTAGAGACTATTGAATATCCATACAATGAAAATATACAATTTAAACTGTTTTACTATTGTTTAAAAAAGTTGAATGAAGAGTTTAAAGACAGTTACGAAGCTAACAGAATGGGTTGCATAATAGGTACAAATCCTAATATTGCAACTATTAATGATGTTCAGTTTTTAGGCGACAAATATATGAAAAAGAAACTGTCGGAATCCGAAGAAGATACTCAGGATAAAGCATATGTAAATAAAATGATTAATATAAATCCCTCTCTGCTTTTGTACTATGCAGCCAAGGATTTTAATATCAACGGGCCATGCCTTTGCAATTTTGGTACATGCTCTGCATCTACCCAAGCTATAGGGGATTCATACCGCCTTTTAAAAAGAGGAAAGATAGATCTTGCAGTATGTGGTGGAATATCCATGAATTTAGACCCTATCGCAATAGCAAGATTATGCAGGTTGAATGCATTGGAATTGACGAAGGATGATGTTACTGAAAATTGTACACCTTTTGACAAACGGAGGTCAGGGTTTACTATTGGAGAGGGAGCAATTTTATTTACTTTAGAGAGGGAAAAAGACGCAATTAAAAGAAATGCAGAAATTTTTGCAGAATTAAAGGGATACGGTGCAGCCATGGACGGGTTTTCATTGACAGACCCGCATGAGGAGGCACTTGGAATGAGTCTTTCCATGATAAGAGCTTTGGAAGATGCAAAATTGAATATTCAAGATATTGACTATTTAAATGCCCATGGAACAGCTACAAAGAAGAATGATAAATATGAAACAATTGCCATTAAAAAGGTTTTCAAAGAGTATGCAAATCAATTGAATATAAGCTCAACAAAATCCATGCATGGACATTTGTTAACTGCGGGTGGGGCTATGGAGTTACTCGTATGTATAATGGGAATTAAGAATGAATTTATTCCGCCAACTATAAACTATAAACTTGAAGATCCCGAATGTGATTTATCATATACTCCAAATGCATTAATAAATAAAAAATTATTGAATGTTTTGACCAATTCTTTTGGGCTTGGGGGAATAAATGCTTCGTTAGTTGTATCAAAGTATATATGA
- a CDS encoding flavodoxin family protein, translating into MIATLVYDGDIKTQNSEIIHNLLLDLFLQKNIEVKLFEVNRNNIRNCMGCNGCWIVTPGECVIEDSLNNINKSYVKSDLVVYLTPVVFGQYSSAIKNVMDRFIPNVLPFFEEKNGATVHPSRYEKYPRQILIGYGDDITEEERDTFFTLTSGKYNKNFDKVLLTALEKDNQEIISHIL; encoded by the coding sequence ATGATAGCTACCCTTGTTTATGATGGTGATATTAAAACTCAGAATAGTGAAATAATACACAATTTATTATTAGACCTATTTTTACAAAAAAATATTGAAGTCAAACTCTTTGAAGTAAATAGAAATAACATAAGAAACTGTATGGGGTGTAATGGATGCTGGATAGTAACTCCAGGGGAATGTGTAATTGAGGATTCGTTAAACAACATAAATAAATCATATGTAAAATCTGACTTGGTTGTTTACCTTACGCCTGTCGTTTTTGGGCAATACAGTTCTGCAATAAAAAATGTGATGGACAGGTTTATTCCAAATGTTCTGCCTTTTTTTGAAGAAAAGAATGGTGCCACTGTTCATCCTAGCAGATATGAAAAATATCCTAGACAAATATTGATAGGCTATGGTGATGACATAACTGAGGAAGAGAGGGATACATTTTTCACTTTAACAAGCGGAAAATATAACAAAAACTTTGACAAAGTTTTATTAACAGCTTTAGAAAAGGATAATCAAGAAATTATAAGTCACATTTTATAG